From one Sus scrofa isolate TJ Tabasco breed Duroc chromosome 9, Sscrofa11.1, whole genome shotgun sequence genomic stretch:
- the PM20D1 gene encoding N-fatty-acyl-amino acid synthase/hydrolase PM20D1 isoform X2: MARPYICLLALAAMLLLGIATISRSRGLRDKAHQSAPRIPSQFSQEERVAMKEALKGAIQIPTVSFSPKELNTTALAEFGEYIRKVFPTVFKTSFIRHEVVGEYSHLFTVHGSDPSLQPYMLLAHIDVVPAPDEGWDVPPFSGLERNGFIYGRGTIDNKNSLMGILQALELLLIRNYIPRRSFFIALGHDEEVMGVNGAQKISALLQARGVQLAFIVDEGSFIFDGFIPGLKNPFAMVAVSQKGLINLMLQVNTTPGHSSAPPKETSIGILAAAVNRLEQTPMPNMFGDGPMKMALQELANEFSFPTNLFLSNMWLFRPLVSRLMERNYITNALVRTTTALTMFNSGIKVNVIPAVAQAIVDFRIHPAQTVQEVHVLATQTADTIRTSPLASTCSTPSTCSHRASA; encoded by the exons ATGGCTCGGCCGTACATTTGCCTTCTGGCCCTGGCGGCTATGCTGCTGCTAGGTATTGCCACCATCTCCAGATCGAGGGGCCTACGGGACAAGGCGCATCAGAGTGCGCCGCGAATACCTTCTCAGTTCAGCCAAGAAGAGCGCGTCGCGATGAAGGAAGCGCTAAAAG GTGCCATCCAGATTCCAACAGTGTCTTTCAGCCCCAAGGAGCTCAACACGACAGCCCTGGCTGAGTTTGGAGAATACATTCGTAAAG TCTTCCCTACTGTGTTCAAAACCAGCTTCATCCGGCATGAAGTCGTGGGAGAGTATAGCCACCTGTTCACTGTCCACGGCTCGGACCCCAGCCTACAGCCCTACATGCTCCTAGCTCACATTGATGTGGTGCCTGCCCCTGATGAAGGCTGGGACGTGCCCCCTTTCTCTGGGCTGGAACGTAATGGCTTTATCTACGGTCGAGGCACAATAGACAACAAGAACTCTCTTATG GGAATCCTGcaggccttggaacttctgctcATCAGAAACTACATCCCTCGAAGATCTTTCTTCATTGCTCTGGGCCATGATGAGGAG GTGATGGGGGTCAACGGGGCTCAGAAGATCTCAGCCCTTCTACAGGCAAGGGGCGTCCAGCTAGCCTTCATTGTGGATGAGGGGAGTTTCATCTTTGATGGTTTCATTCCCGGCCTTAAGAACCCCTTTGCCAT GGTTGCAGTCTCCCAGAAGGGCTTAATTAACCTCATGCTGCAAGTAAACACAACTCCAGGCCACTCTTCAGCTCCTCCAAAGGAAACTAGCATTGGTATCCTTGCAGCCGCTGTCAACCG ACTGGAACAGACACCAATGCCAAACATGTTTGGAGATGGACCAATGAAGATGGCATTGCAGGAACTGGCAAATGAG TTTTCCTTCCCTACCAATTTATTCTTGAGCAACATGTGGCTCTTTCGGCCCCTTGTAAGCAG GTTGATGGAGAGGAATTACATAACCAATGCCCTGGTCCGGACCACCACGGCACTCACCATGTTTAACTCAGGAATCAAG GTAAATGTCATCcccgctgtggcccaggccaTCGTCGACTTCCGGATTCACCCCGCACAGACTGTCCAGGAG